Sequence from the Candidatus Saccharibacteria bacterium oral taxon 488 genome:
GTCAGGATGTACCGCAAAAAACTCTGTCTCTAGGTGCGCTGGACCACTCAACATTCGCACGTATTGATCATTGATTGGTAGACGATGGACTATTGACTGCTTTACCTGGCCACTCCCACGTTCACGCACTATCCAGCCAATGTGAAACGGCGGCTTAGCCCGCAGCACGGCATAATGCCGCCAGCCAACGAGCCCTGGCGCATGAAAAAGAAAAGAAAAGCGGCCCGGTAGTAGCTCGTCTGTTTCACCATTCGTCGTCACTGTCAGCGCTGGGTCTATCAGCGACGGATCAATATCACGCCGGCAGTGCCACGGGTGGGTCTCCTGCATACTGTCTCGGCGAAAACCGCCCAACACAAACATCAGCGGCCGCATTGCTACGTCCGCTATTTTTGTCCACATAGGCAGGGGCTCGGGGCGAAGAGCCGAGTGATTATGTTCGTCTCGCCGTTTCTCCATCATCACCTCGCCAGCGTCAGTCACTTATCTCCTTACGGAAGTAAGTGAGGTGCGCACCCCCATAACTACGATTGTCCACCACAACAATTCCGTTCTGAATTGGCACCTCACCTATTCCTGAGTGTGATAATACCATATGTCCACCCGGTTTGAGAAGTCCCATCAGTCGCGAGACTGTGGAAAACTGCGGGTTGTGGTATGGTGGATCGGCAAAAATAAGATCAAACTCCTCTGTTACGCTCATGCTTTCTAGCCAATTTGCTACCGTTGTTTTTATTACAATAGAGTTTTCGCTGGCGCCCACGGTGCTAATATTTTCAGCAATCACCCGCTGGGCGACGCGGTCTCGCTCCACGAAAACCACCGACTCAGCACCGCGACTGAGCGCTTCCAAACCAATCGCACCGGAGCCAGCAAAAGTATCCAGTACCCGCGCGCCACGCACGGTTTCGCCCAGTGAATTGAACATCGCCGAACGGACCCGCTCGCCCATGGGATGCGTCGTCGAGCCGGGCGGCGCCTGGATGAATCGTCCGCCAAATTCACCAGCAATGAGCTTAACGCGCACGCTGTTCCTCGGCTAGCCACACTGCACTCAGCCAGCCCAGCACCACCGCACGAATAATCAGCGGCATCAGTTGACGGTTGGTCTGCCGCGCCAGCTCCGTTGTCCAGCCAGTCTTGGCGAACTTTTCATACATGGCCATATCCGCCACCTCATGAACGCAGCCAAGATAAAACGCCCGAAAGCCCGCCTGGCGTACTTCCTCAATGTCGCGCTGCTGCGGCAGGCCAGCAGCAAACCGTTGGTAGGCCACTACGCTAGCAACACCCGCCTCGAACGCCAGATGCATAGTCATCACGCCCTTTGCGCCCCAAAATTCCCAGTTATTGCGCAGGGTTTTTAACACCGTTTCGCCCGGCATGAGGCTCTTTTTGATCAGCGAATTGCGGGTCTCCATGCCCTCACCACGTAGCTGAGCCAATTTCTCCTCCAGTGGAAAATGATGCGGTGGCGTCAAGCCATCAGTGATCGCGTGAGCCATCCATGCTGCTTCAAACGCTGCTCGCTCACAGTTATCAGCATTAAGCGCTGCTGCGAGATTAGTAATGTGTTGATCAACCATCTCGAG
This genomic interval carries:
- the rsmD gene encoding 16S rRNA (guanine(966)-N(2))-methyltransferase RsmD; its protein translation is MRVKLIAGEFGGRFIQAPPGSTTHPMGERVRSAMFNSLGETVRGARVLDTFAGSGAIGLEALSRGAESVVFVERDRVAQRVIAENISTVGASENSIVIKTTVANWLESMSVTEEFDLIFADPPYHNPQFSTVSRLMGLLKPGGHMVLSHSGIGEVPIQNGIVVVDNRSYGGAHLTYFRKEISD